From the Planktothrix tepida PCC 9214 genome, one window contains:
- the nifW gene encoding nitrogenase-stabilizing/protective protein NifW, whose amino-acid sequence MTQALSDFKKLMDAEEYFQFFQLPFDEQIVNVNRLHILKKFSQLVAKIDAAFPDIEPEEKLNQYREALQQAYNVFLTSTAVEEKLFKVFNEKPKNVVLLSEIESD is encoded by the coding sequence ATGACCCAAGCCTTATCTGACTTTAAAAAGTTAATGGATGCGGAAGAATATTTCCAGTTCTTCCAACTCCCCTTTGACGAGCAAATTGTCAATGTTAACCGTCTTCATATCTTGAAGAAATTCTCTCAATTAGTGGCTAAAATTGATGCAGCTTTTCCCGATATCGAACCTGAAGAAAAACTCAATCAGTATCGTGAAGCACTGCAACAAGCCTACAACGTATTTTTAACTTCAACCGCAGTGGAGGAAAAACTCTTCAAGGTTTTCAACGAAAAGCCCAAAAATGTAGTTTTACTCTCAGAAATTGAGTCAGATTAA